In Candidatus Omnitrophota bacterium, the genomic stretch CCAAAAGAAACCAATGGAGAAGAGTCGATCTACGATATAGAACTCTACACTGCCTATCAGTGCTTGAAAGGAGCGGAGGTGCTTCTTTCCCTCGGCGCCGCGCAGAATTAATAATAATGTTACGCAGCCAATACTTTCATGCCATCGGCGGGGTGGCCAAGGGGGGTGGCGGGGTGGAAAAAGGGGTGGTAAGGGCAAGGTTGTTTTTGCCCTTGAAAGATCAATCAAAGGCAGACTATGTCTTGCCTTTGCCACCCATCCAGATTCAGACATACAAACGAAAAGAATGCGTTTAACCATTGCGAATCCTCGGAATTGAAACATCCTGCGACGATACGGGCGTTGCGATAACATCCGATGGCGTAAGAGTAGAAAGCAATCTCGTCTCTTCCCAGATCGAAATCCATCGCCCTTACGGCGGCGTGGTTCCGGAAATTGCGTCCCGCGCCCATATAGAAAACCTCTATCCTCTCGTCTCCCGCGTTTTGCATGAATGCGCCATTTCTCTGCAAGATATTGATGCCGTCGCTGTTACCTACGGCCCCGGCCTCGCGGGCTGCCTGCTTGTCGGCGTCTCGTTCGCCAAGGCGCTCGCCTACGCTCTGAAAAAACCGCTGATCGGCATCCATCATCATGAAGCCCATGTTTATACGACGGTTTTGGATCAGCCGCAGGAGCGCCAGCCTCCCTTTCCCCATCTTTCTCTTCTCGTCTCCGGCGGGCATACGGCGCTCTATCGCATCGACGGCTGGTCGCAATTGACGTTATTGGGCGGAACCAAGGACGACGCCGCCGGAGAGGCTTTCGACAAGGCGGCCAAAGCGCTCGGCTTAGGGTATCCCGGCGGACCAGCGATTCAAAAACGGGCGGACGGCTTCCAAGGCGAACGCATCGATTTCCCCCGGCCTATGCTCCATCAAGGGTATGAGTTCTCCTTCAGCGGCTTGAAAACTTCCGTCGTGAATTACATTCGCAATCGCCCGCCGGACGAAAAGGAAACTACCCGCATCGCCGCTTCTTTTCAGGAGGCGGTCGTCAATGTTTTGGTAACAAAAACCCTGCGCGCCGCAGAAGAATTGGGCTTGAAGCATATTTCGCTCGTAGGCGGCGTATCCGCCAATCAACCCTTGCGCAGCGAACTCACCCGCCGGGCGCAGAAGCAGGGCTGCATCATCTATCTTCCCGACAAGCGTTTTTCCATGGATAACGGCGCAATGGTGGCGGGATTGGCCTATCATACTCTCCGCGAAGGTAAAACTTCTGGTCTCGCACTAAACGCCGCGCCGTAAATTTCTATTGTCCATTCGGCTAGATTATTAAACTCAATTAACTTGCTTTTGGAGTTGATCTTTGCCCGCGAATCGGAGGGATCGCAATAAGACGAATAAATCTTGCCTTTGCCACACCATTTATTTTCGGATTTGCGGGAAAAGATTCTATTGAGGCTCTTGCAAAATTAATAAAATCCGCTTTTAATTCTCCCCCCAAGTTTGGGGGGAGTTAGAGGGGGGTTGATTTATTAGACTTAAAACAACCCCCCTCCTGACCTCCCCCAGGCTTGGGGGAGGAATAATAGAGTTTTGCAAGAGGCTCTATTGATTTAATTTTTTCCTCATTCCTCATTCCTCACTCATCATTCATAGATACTTGACATTGTCAACTATTTCTATTATTCTTAATGGTATCCAAAGCAAATTGAGGTAGGCGAAACATGATTCATTTAACGGAAAAAGCGGCGTCGGAAATTAAAAGCCTGATCGAGGCGCAGAATCTTCCCCAGGAAACGGGCTTGCGATTCGGCGTTCGCGGCGGCGGATGTTCGGGTTTGGGCTATTCGCTCAACTTCGATCTCGAAGCCAAAGACAACGATATGACTTTCGACAGTTTCGGCGTGAAGATCGTGGTGGATACGAAAAGTTTTCTCTTTCTCAGCGGAACCACCTTGGATTATACCGATGGCGCGAACGGCGCTGGTTTCGTCTTTAAAAATCCCAATGAACAAGGATGCGGCTGCGGTTCTTCTTGCGGAGCGTAAGAAATACTCCTTTTGAAATCCGATGCGATTGGATTTCCCCTCTGTAGAGCGAACTCGCGGAACGCAAGACGGATGAGAGGTGAGGAATTCGATGGCCGATAGAAACGATCCCTCGCCGGTTGTTCGAAAACATAATCTATCGCGCCGCTTCATTCTTTTTGCGGCGGCGGTGAGCCATGCCGCCAGCGGCGAAGCCTTATCCCATAAGCTCGGCGTGAAGATCACAGACGCCCAGGCGGATGCGCTGCGTTTTCTGGCCTTGAACGACCATGTCTCCATTGGGGAAATATCTATGGGTTTGGGCCATACTATCTCCGGCGCCACCAAAGCCGTCAATCGCTTGGAAAAGAACGGCTGGGTCGAACGCTATCACCAAGGCGACGATCAACGAGCCGTCTTTGTCCGGTTGACGAAAGAAGGAAAAAAACTAGCTGATGGCCTCCTAACCGAAACGGAAAACAGGATGAACCGCATCCTTTGGAAACTGCGGCCCGAAACCGTCAAAGGTCTGGAAAGAGTTTTGGAAGAATTCCTCAAGGATTTCATCGACGACGAGCAAGTGGCCGCAAAACTATGCTC encodes the following:
- the tsaD gene encoding tRNA (adenosine(37)-N6)-threonylcarbamoyltransferase complex transferase subunit TsaD; this encodes MRILGIETSCDDTGVAITSDGVRVESNLVSSQIEIHRPYGGVVPEIASRAHIENLYPLVSRVLHECAISLQDIDAVAVTYGPGLAGCLLVGVSFAKALAYALKKPLIGIHHHEAHVYTTVLDQPQERQPPFPHLSLLVSGGHTALYRIDGWSQLTLLGGTKDDAAGEAFDKAAKALGLGYPGGPAIQKRADGFQGERIDFPRPMLHQGYEFSFSGLKTSVVNYIRNRPPDEKETTRIAASFQEAVVNVLVTKTLRAAEELGLKHISLVGGVSANQPLRSELTRRAQKQGCIIYLPDKRFSMDNGAMVAGLAYHTLREGKTSGLALNAAP
- a CDS encoding iron-sulfur cluster assembly accessory protein, with product MIHLTEKAASEIKSLIEAQNLPQETGLRFGVRGGGCSGLGYSLNFDLEAKDNDMTFDSFGVKIVVDTKSFLFLSGTTLDYTDGANGAGFVFKNPNEQGCGCGSSCGA
- a CDS encoding MarR family transcriptional regulator, whose translation is MADRNDPSPVVRKHNLSRRFILFAAAVSHAASGEALSHKLGVKITDAQADALRFLALNDHVSIGEISMGLGHTISGATKAVNRLEKNGWVERYHQGDDQRAVFVRLTKEGKKLADGLLTETENRMNRILWKLRPETVKGLERVLEEFLKDFIDDEQVAAKLCSACGYEGGINCCETGVDCVVAHKIKSLDGSECG